One Solanum pennellii chromosome 10, SPENNV200 genomic region harbors:
- the LOC107001068 gene encoding uncharacterized protein LOC107001068 — MNKRYKQKEIKLFIQNKVSLAGLVETRVKSNNVRSVMQGIAPGWKALHNYEDSPNGRIWLIWDDNWYEAKKINSSAQMLHCQVNERSKGYQFILTVVYGLNTVEQRKSLWREMENLAKGITHPWLIVGDFNAIMSPKDRLAGMPVVNNEIKDLCEWVRVLGVTELQWSGNYYTWTNKQCGENRISSRIDRAFGNDEWMDKWGHVKVEYGNPSVSDHSSMVIMLQQTLQHGKGSFKFFNVWTEHESFLKVVETIWSKDYGYNKMKQVWSKLKALQPVLKQLNRKEFKYIGKQIEMARMEVTSIQNQLNVQVTDELIKKEKEMLIKLEKWSLIEESALRQKSRINWIKLGDANTKYFSSVIKERNQKKQIRSIMSLQGEMLYDQQGIQEEFVMFYKGLMGTSAGKPQLSMYK; from the coding sequence ATGAATAAGAGGTATAAGCAGAAGGAGATCAAACTGTTTATACAGAATAAAGTGAGTTTAGCTGGCTTAGTAGAAACAAGAGTTAAAAGTAATAATGTGAGATCAGTTATGCAAGGAATAGCACCAGGGTGGAAGGCACTACACAACTATGAAGACAGTCCTAATGGGAGGATATGGTTGATATGGGATGATAATTGGTATGAGGCAAAGAAGATCAATAGCTCTGCTCAAATGCTGCATTGTCAGGTCAATGAAAGAAGTAAAGGGTACCAATTTATATTAACTGTGGTGTATGGGCTTAACACAGTTGAACAGAGAAAGAGTTTGTGGAGAGAAATGGAAAATCTAGCTAAAGGCATTACTCATCCTTGGCTTATAGTAGGGGATTTTAATGCTATAATGTCTCCTAAGGATAGATTAGCTGGGATGCCTGTAGTCAATAATGAGATAAAAGACCTATGTGAATGGGTAAGAGTTCTGGGGGTTACTGAATTGCAGTGGTCAGGAAACTATTATACATGGACTAATAAGCAGTGTGGGGAGAACAGAATTTCAAGCAGAATAGATAGAGCCTTTGGTAATGATGAGTGGATGGATAAATGGGGGCATGTTAAAGTAGAGTATGGGAATCCTAGTGTATCTGATCATAGCTCTATGGTGATAATGCTTCAACAAACTCTGCAGCATGGGAAAGGTAGCTTTAAATTCTTCAATGTTTGGACTGAGCATGAGAGTTTTCTGAAAGTAGTAGAAACTATATGGAGTAAGGATTATGGCTATAACAAAATGAAGCAAGTGTGGTCTAAATTGAAAGCTCTTCAACCTGTCCTAAAGCAGTTAAACAGGAAAGAGTTCAAGTATATTGGGAAGCAGATTGAGATGGCTAGAATGGAGGTAACAAGTATTCAAAACCAGCTAAATGTTCAAGTTACTGATGAATTgataaagaaggaaaaggagatGTTGATTAAACTTGAAAAGTGGTCATTGATTGAAGAAAGTGCCCTGAGACAGAAATCAAGGATAAACTGGATAAAGTTAGGGGATGCAAATACTAAGTACTTCAGTTCAGTGATTAAGGAGAGGAATCAAAAGAAGCAAATAAGAAGCATTATGTCACTGCAGGGTGAAATGCTGTATGATCAACAAGGTATCCAAGAGGAGTTTGTGATGTTCTACAAGGGACTTATGGGAACCTCAGCAGGTAAACCCCAGCTATCAATGTACAAGTGA